A region from the Desulfoglaeba alkanexedens ALDC genome encodes:
- a CDS encoding acyl-CoA dehydrogenase family protein produces MDFELPEELRILRQEVRKFALREMAPIAQECDREEHYPREVWKKACEQGLVGAWIPEAYGGPGGGFLANALIAEEMCRIDMGLALCIGAATFGSENILLYGSEEQKQTYLPRLVNGEIIFAGAYTEPNAGTDVAGIKTRAVLDGDHFVLNGSKMFITNGTICDYMVVFCVTNPDAPRHERFSLLIVDAGTPGITRTKIKGKMGIRASDTAELAFEDVRVPVENLVGKQGRGFYQLMDFFNTTRTMVAAQGVGLAQGALDKAVQYVQERHAFGQPLAGFQAVQTQLAEMATRIELTRHLTYKAAWQVDLGKIDPKLSAMAKYYSGEMAVWVVDKAVQLHGGYGYIDEYDVQRFYRDAKILEIYEGTKEAEKLTIAKGLLKEYARQT; encoded by the coding sequence ATGGATTTTGAGCTTCCCGAGGAATTGCGTATTCTGAGACAGGAAGTGCGTAAGTTCGCGCTGCGAGAGATGGCCCCCATAGCCCAGGAATGTGACAGAGAAGAGCATTATCCCAGGGAAGTATGGAAGAAGGCCTGTGAACAGGGCCTGGTAGGAGCATGGATTCCCGAAGCGTATGGCGGCCCTGGAGGAGGTTTCCTCGCCAATGCCCTCATTGCGGAGGAAATGTGCCGGATCGATATGGGTCTGGCTCTGTGCATCGGGGCCGCTACATTCGGCTCAGAGAATATTTTACTTTATGGGTCCGAAGAGCAAAAGCAAACATATCTGCCACGCTTGGTGAATGGGGAAATTATATTCGCCGGTGCTTACACGGAGCCCAATGCAGGTACCGATGTGGCCGGCATCAAAACCAGAGCGGTGCTAGATGGTGATCATTTTGTGCTCAATGGCAGCAAAATGTTCATCACCAATGGAACCATCTGCGACTATATGGTTGTTTTTTGTGTAACCAATCCTGACGCTCCTCGGCACGAACGATTCAGCCTGCTTATTGTGGATGCCGGTACTCCTGGTATAACCCGTACCAAAATCAAGGGTAAGATGGGAATACGGGCGAGCGACACGGCGGAATTGGCCTTCGAGGATGTGCGGGTCCCGGTGGAAAACCTTGTTGGAAAACAAGGCAGGGGCTTTTATCAGCTCATGGATTTTTTCAATACCACCCGCACCATGGTGGCGGCCCAGGGCGTAGGGCTGGCGCAAGGAGCGTTGGACAAGGCAGTTCAGTATGTTCAGGAGCGCCATGCGTTTGGACAACCTCTTGCCGGCTTTCAGGCGGTACAGACACAGTTGGCTGAGATGGCCACGCGCATTGAGCTGACGAGGCACCTCACCTATAAAGCCGCATGGCAGGTAGACCTTGGCAAAATCGATCCGAAATTAAGCGCCATGGCGAAATATTATTCAGGAGAAATGGCCGTTTGGGTTGTCGACAAGGCGGTTCAGCTCCACGGAGGCTATGGCTATATAGACGAGTATGATGTACAGCGGTTTTACCGAGATGCCAAGATACTTGAGATCTACGAAGGGACTAAGGAAGCAGAGAAATTAACTATCGCCAAGGGACTGCTCAAAGAGTACGCCAGGCAGACTTGA
- a CDS encoding carbon-nitrogen hydrolase family protein, protein MDVTLTVALAQVEGSSDPARNLETARNHAQTAARNGARLLVFPEMFMGLPAPDRPPVHIIRNARVDFFAELAAIARTAEIAVAAGGWEPSPDPSRVFNTAVVLSPRGDVLARYRKLHLFDALSLRESDTMAPGDDLPPVLSIDGLRVGVAICYDLRFPEIFRCLADRGAELALVPSAWHQGSMKEDHWLTLLRARAIENTFYVAGCNLIGRAFCGRTTIFDPFGIPVASATEGEDVLIVRISAERVRSVREKLPSLQNRRKDLL, encoded by the coding sequence GAAGGAAGCAGCGACCCGGCCCGGAACCTCGAAACCGCCCGAAACCACGCTCAAACCGCCGCCCGAAACGGCGCCCGCCTCCTCGTTTTTCCTGAAATGTTCATGGGCCTTCCAGCCCCCGACCGTCCCCCCGTCCATATCATCCGAAACGCCCGGGTAGACTTCTTCGCCGAACTGGCCGCCATCGCCCGAACGGCGGAGATCGCCGTCGCCGCCGGCGGCTGGGAACCGTCTCCGGACCCAAGTCGGGTCTTCAATACCGCCGTCGTCTTGAGCCCCCGGGGCGATGTGCTCGCCCGGTACCGCAAGCTCCACCTCTTCGACGCCCTCAGCCTCCGCGAATCCGACACCATGGCCCCGGGTGACGATCTTCCTCCCGTTCTGTCCATCGACGGCCTCCGCGTGGGGGTGGCCATCTGCTACGACCTGCGCTTTCCCGAAATCTTCCGCTGCCTCGCCGACCGCGGCGCGGAACTCGCCCTCGTCCCCTCCGCCTGGCACCAGGGCTCCATGAAGGAAGACCACTGGCTCACGCTGCTTCGAGCCCGCGCCATCGAAAACACCTTCTACGTGGCGGGGTGCAACCTCATCGGGCGTGCGTTCTGCGGGCGGACCACCATCTTCGACCCCTTCGGAATCCCTGTGGCCTCCGCCACCGAAGGCGAAGATGTTCTCATCGTCCGCATCTCGGCCGAACGCGTCCGCTCCGTCCGCGAAAAACTCCCGTCGCTTCAAAACCGCCGAAAGGACCTCCTCTGA